The bacterium genomic interval TGAATCATCTGTAATTTTCTGCGTTATCGAATGAGCAGGATCATCGTCGGTTAGTCTTGCAAGAACGTCCTCAGGGATAGCCGATTTTACCTCATCAACCGTCAGATACCGCATCATTACCTCTCTTTTTGCACTTCAAATCATCAAGCTTCTCAGCCAGACCTTTCTTCAGGAATTCGCGAATCAACTCAGCATGAAACAAGGCTTCTTCGCCGGCTTCATACCATCGACCGTCTGATTTAACCGGTCTTGTGAAGCGAATTTTAATCTTTTCGCGCGGTTTTGACTTTCGAGAAGCCCTTTTCGACATTCTGTTCTCCGGATTTATGCAACTACAGTGCCGAATACGATGCATTCTGGCCAGTGCGGCACCGGCAAAGGACGCGATTCGGCAAGCACCCATAGCATCGAAGGGTCTTTTTCGGTCCAGGCCTTTGCAAAAAATGGTTGAGCTGCAGCTGCTTCCGAATCCAGATCATAAATCAGCGCATAATGCATCCGAAACGGACCTTCTGAAGCCACAAGTATAAAAGCCTCTTCGGGAATGAAGTTATGACTGCTTCCTGAGGAGTCGATATAGGTTGCGTCATACTCAAAGATGTCTACCCCGACCAGGCGACCGATGTAATTCGAACGGCCTACAGATATTTCTCCAACATTGAAGTTGCGGTAATTAAGAAGCTCCCTGACCTTTGTATGGCCAAGAAGTGCGTCCACGACTTTCTTGCCTGCAATGGCGATATCTGCCTGGTAGCCAGTATCGGTTGATATGTGACGCTTCCATGTCAGAATGTCCCCTATTGGATCTGAATTCGCAGTGTCTGTCCATAAATCGTTGCCCGTCAGGACAGGTTTATGAGCCGCAGGCAGAAGATAGTCTATTGAAAACTCTACATTCTCCTGAGTTACAGATAGGGAACCTTGCAGGGACTGAGCGGCCATCCATTCGGTAGTCCTTGCAATCATGTTCTTGAGATCGGACAGCTCAACGGCTATGCGCTGGTTGCGGTACTGTTCAACGCCGCCGTCGCCAAGATAAAGATGCGAACCAGGCGAGCGGATAGAAAGAAGATCGTTAGCC includes:
- a CDS encoding major capsid protein encodes the protein MTDLFHWRSLTAAINEIPAAPSFLLDRVFKTRVQTLSEEIDVDVVVGGKRLAPFVSPVEGGIVVAELARKMQSVKAPRIRPKKVLQANDLLSIRSPGSHLYLGDGGVEQYRNQRIAVELSDLKNMIARTTEWMAAQSLQGSLSVTQENVEFSIDYLLPAAHKPVLTGNDLWTDTANSDPIGDILTWKRHISTDTGYQADIAIAGKKVVDALLGHTKVRELLNYRNFNVGEISVGRSNYIGRLVGVDIFEYDATYIDSSGSSHNFIPEEAFILVASEGPFRMHYALIYDLDSEAAAAQPFFAKAWTEKDPSMLWVLAESRPLPVPHWPECIVFGTVVA